From the genome of Vicia villosa cultivar HV-30 ecotype Madison, WI linkage group LG2, Vvil1.0, whole genome shotgun sequence, one region includes:
- the LOC131653043 gene encoding general transcription and DNA repair factor IIH helicase subunit XPD translates to MKFTIEEVTVYFPYDNIYPEQYSYMVELKRTLDAKGHCLLEMPTGTGKTIALLSLITSYTLSKPQSPLKLIYCTRTVHEMEKTLAELRLLHDYMVKSIGPAAKMLALGLSSRKNLCINSRVLAAESRDSVDAGCRKLTASWVRAVAAENPDVPSCEFFEQYERAGDAAVLPPGVYTLQDLRVFGKQKGWCPYFLARHMVQFANVVVYSYQYLLDPKVAAIISKEMQKESVVVFDEAHNIDNVCIEALSVSVRKQTIDGARRNINRMRQEIDKFKATDAGRLRAEYNRLVEGLALRGDLPAADGWLANPALPDDILKEAVPGNIRKAEHFVQVLRRLVQYLEGRLETENVEKDNPVSFVSAILNQAGIDQKTLKFCYDRLHSLMMTLEITDTDEFLHVQTICDFATLVGTYARGFSIIIEPFDERMPHIPDPVLQLCCHDASLAIRPVFERFQTVVITSGTLSPIDLYPRLLNFHPVVSRSFTMSLTRDCICPMVLTRGSDQLPVSTKFDMRSDPGVVRNYGRLLLEMASVVPDGIVCFFVSYSYMDGIVNSWNESGILRDIMQYKLVLIETQDVVETTLALDNYRRACDCGRGAIFFSVARGKVAEGIDFDRHYGRLVIMYGVPFQYTLSKILLARLEYLRETFQIKEGDFLTFDALRQAAQCVGRVIRSKADYGMMIFADKRYSRHDKRSKLPGWILSHLRDANLNLSTDMAVHIAREFLRKMAQPYDKTGGGSGRKTLLSQEDLEKIVFEGSMNDMF, encoded by the exons ATGAAGTTCACGATTGAAGAAGTAACCGTCTATTTCCCATATGACAACATATACCCCGAACAATACTCTTATATGGTTGAACTAAAACGAACCCTAGATGCCAAAGGACATTGTTTATTGGAAATGCCGACCGGAACCGGAAAAACAATCGCGCTTTTGTCGTTGATTACAAGCTACACACTCTCTAAGCCTCAATCGCCGCTTAAACTTATTTATTGTACCCGAACCGTTCATGAGATGGAGAAGACTTTAGCTGAGCTTAGACTACTTCATGATTATATGGTTAAGTCTATCGGTCCTGCTGCTAAGATGTTGGCGCTTGGATTGTCTTCGAGAAAGAATTTATGTATTAATAGTCGTGTTCTTGCTGCTGAGAGTCGCGATTCTGTTGATGCTGGTTGTCGGAAATTGACGGCTAGTTGGGTTAGGGCGGTGGCTGCGGAGAACCCGGATGTTCCTAGTTGTGAGTTTTTTGAGCAGTATGAAAGGGCTGGTGATGCTGCAGTTCTGCCTCCGGGTGTTTATACTTTGCAG GATCTGAGAGTGTTCGGAAAACAGAAAGGGTGGTGTCCCTACTTTTTGGCACGGCATATGGTGCAGTTTGCCAATGTGGTGGTGTACAGCTATCAATATTTGCTTGATCCAAAGGTGGCTGCGATAATATCCAAAGAAATGCAGAAAGAATCAGTTGTTGTATTCGATGAAGCTCACAATATTGATAATGTTTGTATCGAAGCACTCAGTGTGAGTGTAAGGAAGCAGACTATTGACGGTGCTAGGAGAAATATAAATAGGATGCGTCAAGAAATTGACAA GTTCAAGGCCACAGATGCTGGTAGACTCCGAGCTGAATACAACAGGCTTGTGGAGGGTTTGGCTCTAAGAGGAGATCTTCCTG CTGCGGATGGTTGGCTTGCAAATCCAGCCTTGCCTGATGATATACTAAAGGAGGCCGTACCTGGAAATATTCGTAAGGCTGAGCATTTTGTGCAGGTTTTGCGTAGATTAGTTCAGTACCTTGAAGGGCGGTTGGAAACTGAGAATGTGGAGAAGGACAACCCTGTTAGCTTTGTTTCTGCTATACTTAACCAGGCTGGAATTGATCAAAAAACTTTGAAGTTCTGTTATGACCGCCTTCATTCATTAATGATGACATTGGAAATTACAGACACTGACGAGTTCCTTCATGTCCAAACGATATGTGATTTTGCCACACTTGTGGGTACATATGCTCGTGGTTTTTCCATTATAATAGAACCTTTTGATGAGAGAATGCCTCATATTCCTGATCCTGTATTGCAG CTTTGTTGCCATGATGCTTCTCTAGCCATAAGACCTGTTTTTGAGCGGTTTCAGACGGTTGTGATTACATCCGGCACATTAAGCCCCATAGATTTGTACCCTCGTCTTCTCAATTTCCATCCTGTTGTCAGTCGAAGTTTTACAATGTCCTTAACAAGAGATTGCATATGCCCTATGGTCCTTACTCGTGGCAG TGATCAGCTTCCAGTCAGTACCAAATTTGATATGAGAAGTGATCCCGGCGTCGTAAGAAATTACGGAAGGCTCTTATTGGAGATGGCATCAGTTGTTCCAGATGGGATTGTATGTTTCTTTGTCAGTTACTCGTATATGGACGGTATAGTCAATAGCTGGAATGAAAGTGGAATTTTGAGG GATATAATGCAGTATAAGCTTGTCCTTATTGAGACTCAAGATGTGGTAGAAACCACATTAGCTCTTGACAATTATCGCAGGGCTTGTGATTGTGGAAGAGGTGCTATCTTTTTTTCAGTTGCAAG AGGAAAGGTTGCGGAAGGTATAGATTTTGATCGGCATTATGGCCGTCTAGTAATCATGTATGGGGTTCCTTTTCAGTACACATTAAGCAA GATTTTGCTAGCACGCCTAGAATATCTAAGGGAGACTTTTCAAATTAAGGAAGGAGATTTTCTAACTTTTGATGCCTTG aGACAAGCTGCACAATGTGTGGGCCGTGTAATCCGTTCAAAGGCTGATTATGGGATGATGATTTTTGCTGACAAAAG GTATAGTCGTCATGACAAACGTTCCAAACTGCCTGGTTGGATACTCTCTCACTTACGTGATGCCAATCTGAACTTGAGCACTGACATGGCTGTGCATATAGCACGCGAG TTCCTCAGGAAAATGGCGCAGCCATATGATAAGACTGGCGGTGGCAGTGGCAGAAAAACTCTGTTATCGCAGGAAGACTTGGAGAAGATTGTGTTTGAGGGCAGCATGAATGATATGTTCTAA